In Miscanthus floridulus cultivar M001 chromosome 5, ASM1932011v1, whole genome shotgun sequence, one genomic interval encodes:
- the LOC136451682 gene encoding LEAF RUST 10 DISEASE-RESISTANCEUS RECEPTOR-LIKE PROTEIN KINASE-like 1.2 has product MTAVLLPSLVLHTVAFLLQLPLPTLVASQTTEPPEQQGCSSPKACGSLNISYPFWLEEPGQPPCGSPSFQLKCNSSGAFLSRSMFQAYRVVNIFYQNSSLHVVDENLPLAAGCPAPCFNLSLSMGFMPAFTKAELQSNTRRFSLQFEYRKHESQQLQGSSEGLKAEEIKHVDSNVI; this is encoded by the exons ATGACTGCGGTGCTCTTGCCATCACTTGTTCTCCACACTGTAGCCTTCTTGCTACAGCTACCACTACCAACATTAGTTGCTTCCCAAACAACAGAGCCGCCTGAACAACAAGGTTGCAGCTCGCCCAAGGCATGCGGGAGCCTGAACATCTCGTACCCATTCTGGCTGGAGGAGCCAGGGCAGCCGCCGTGCGGGTCGCCGTCGTTCCAGCTCAAGTGCAACAGCAGCGGCGCGTTCCTGAGCCGCTCCATGTTCCAGGCGTACCGGGTGGTGAACATCTTCTACCAGAACAGCTCCCTGCACGTGGTGGACGAGAACCTCCCGCTTGCCGCCGGCTGCCCGGCGCCGTGCTTCAACCTCTCGCTCAGCATGGGGTTCATGCCGGCGTTCACCAAAGCAGAACTTCAGTCAAATACT CGAAGATTCAGTTTACAATTTGAATACAGAAAGCATGAGTCCCAGCAGCTTCAAGGTTCTAGTGAAGGACTGAAGGCTGAGGAGATAAAGCATGTGGATTCAAATGTTATATGA